From Nitrospira sp.:
CCCGTTCGATGTGGCCTCCGTGATTTCCGAGACCGTGACGTTCTTCGGGCAATCTGCCCGTGCAAAGGGGCTGACGCTTTCTTGCACGGTTGATCACGATGTACGCACCAAAGTGGTGGGAGATGCCCACCGGCTGCGCCAGGTGCTGAACAATCTCATCGGGAACGCGATCAAATTCACTGCGTCAGGAGCCGTTTCCGTTACGGTGCGATCGGTGGCCGGAGTGGTCGGTGGGTTCGAGATCGCGGTGGAAGATACCGGAATTGGTATCTCAGACGAGACCCAAGCGGTGCTTTTCAAAGAGTTCTCTCAAGCCGACAGTTCGACGACTCGGAAGTACGGGGGGACTGGTCTTGGACTGGCCATCTGCAAACGATTGGTTGAAATGATGCAAGGGACGATTAGAGTCGACGGACGGTGCGGAGGCGGGGCGCGGTTCTCGTTTACGGTCCGGTTCACTGAGCAGGTCGGAGCTGGCGTGACATCCAGTAGGATGGCTGGCCATGAGGATCAAGAGGCCGCCTAGTTTGAAATCATAAGGAGGACACATCATGGAGCTTCACACACTTGGCCATGATCATAGGAAGGGGTGGTCGGTAAAGAGCCGGCCACGGATCGACTCACGCCAGACGTTAGTCGTTGTGTTTGGGTCTACCAGCTTGCTCGATGCTTCAGGGCCGATCAACGAGTTGCTGGAGGAGTACAGCGAGTCCGTGGTTGTCGGCTGTTCCACGGCTGGAGAAATTTTGGGGACCCAGATCTTTGACGAAAGTCTCAGCGCGGCGATCGCCAAATTTGAGCATACGAATCTCCGGGTAGCCAGTGCTCCGGTACAGTCGGTGGACAATTCCTTCCAGGCCGGGCAGGAGATTGCCCAACAGCTGAATGATTCAACCTTACGTGGCATCCTCGTGCTGTCAGACGGCCTCAGTGTGAACGGGAGTGAGTTGGTGCGAGGCTTGAATTCGACCGTGCTCCCTTCTGTTATCGTCACGGGTGGTTTGGCCGGTGATGGCAATCGATTTCAGCGGACGTGGGTCTTGCAGGATCGACGTCCTCAACCGGGGTTTGTGACGGCGGTGGGGTTCTATGGGAACCATGTGCGGATCGGCCACGGATCCAAAGGGGGATGGGATCTATTCGGACCTGAACGACGCGTCACGAAGTCCAAGGGAAACATCCTCTTGGAGCTTGATGGTCGTCCTGCCCTTCAATTGTACAAAGAGTATCTCGGTGAGCGAGCTGCCGGCTTACCCGCTACCGGCCTCTTGTTCCCTCTTGCGTTGCGAGCCAACCAATCAGATTCCAAGAGCCTTGTCAGGACGATTCTCGCTGTGAATGAGGAAGACCAATCCCTCACTTTCGCAGGTGATATCCAGGAAGGCGCGTTGGCGCAGCTGATGAAGGCCAACTTCGATCGATTGGTACAGGGTGCGTCAGAAGCGGCCACGACGACCAAGCTCTCGGCCGATGACGATTCCTGTACCCTTGCCATTGCGATCAGCTGCGTCGGACGTCGACTCGTCCTCGGGGAGCGGACGGAAGAAGAGACGGAAGCCACGCTGGAGGTGCTCCCGAAGCGAACCCAACAAATTGGATTCTACTCGTACGGGGAAATTTCACCCTATGCCACCGGCGCCTGTGACCTCCACAACCAGACGATGACGCTCACGACACTGAGTGAGGCGGCGTGATTGCCCATGCATCCTCTGCTGGCAAGACAGCTGAAGCGGGTAGGTCTCGATCAGGATCACCCACCACCGACACCGGAGGTCTGGGGTGAAATCCTGGAACGAATCAGCCAAAGCTATGTGGAAGCGGATCAGGGGCACGCGCTGTTGGAACGATCGCTTGCCCTTTCATCGGAGGAGATGCGAAACCTCTATGCGCAGCTTAAGCAGACCAGCGAGACCCAACTGGCTCAGGAGCGAAACAAGCTCCAGGCGGTCCTGCAGGCCATGGGAGACGGCCTCTGCGTCGTGGATGCGGCGTGGAAGATCCAGATGGTCAATCATCAAGCAGAAGTCCTATTCGGAAAGACTGCGTCGATACTTGTCGAGAGCCCTGTGTACCGAATGATTTCACCGGGTCCGGAGGAGTACCGAGAAGACTGTCTGATTACCGACAGCACCTTACCGCCTCTGGCCTCGGGTGAACCCTACCGGACAGAGGATGGTCTCTTGGTGACGGGAGACGGGCAGCTTGTCGCGATTGCGCTGGTCGTGACCCCGATGCTCTTGGATGGGGTTGTCATGGGGGCCGTCCTCGTATTCCGGGATATCACTCGTCAGAAACAGATTGAACGAGAGCGCCAACAGACCGAAGGGGTTCTTCGGCGAATTCAATCGGGATTATCCGAGTTGGCCAAGAGCCCGCAAATTTACGGCGGGAACTTACAAGACGCGTTTCGAACGATTACGCGGGTGGCGGCCGAATGTCTTCATTCGGAACGAGTCAGTATCTGGTTTTTTACCGGGGATCGATCGGCGATCCAATGTGCCGATCTGTATCAGCTCACCACGCGTGCGCATACTCAGGGTGCGGTGTTGAGTGCCATCGAGTATCCGAAATACTTTCAGGAACTTGACACCGAACGAATCGTGGCGGCTCATGAGGCCCAACGAGATTCGAGGACCGCTGAATTCACCACGAACTACCTGACTCCTCTCGGGATCACGTCTATGCTTGATGTTCCGATCCGGTCCGAGGGCAAGATGGTCGGAGTGATTTGCCATGAGCATATCGGCCCCATGCGATGCTGGACGTTAGAAGAACAACATTTCGCGGCCTCCGTCGCGAATACGGTGGCCTTAGCCATGGAAGCTGCGGATCGACGAAGGGTGGAACAAGCGCTGCGGACCAGTGAAGGGCGTCTCACGACGACCGTGCAGAGCACCAACATCGGAATCTGGGACTGGGATCTCACTTCGAACGAGGTCTATCTCTCACCGGAATGGAAGCGCCAACTGGGGTATGACGAGGATGAACTCGACAATACGTTTCAAGAGTGGGAGCGACGGATTCATCCCCATGATCATGATCGAGCAATGGGTACGATCGAGAGTTATCTGAGTGGACGCACGTCTGGGCTGGAGATCGAGCATCGCCTTCAGCACAAGGACGGCTCCTACCGGTGGATTCTTGCTCGCGGCACCATGATCAAGAACGAGGCGGATTTATCATCTCGTATCATGGGAATCCATCTCGATGTGACGGATCGTAAGGTCGGGGAGGAACAGCTCCGTCTGGCAAAAGACGCCGCCGAAGCCGCCAGCTTAGCCAAGAGCCAATTCCTGGCAAATATGAGCCATGAGATCCGTACCCCCATGAACGGAGTGCTGGGTATGGCGGAACTCCTCCTCCGATGCACGCTTGACGACAAGGAACGGCACCTGGTCGAGTCGATCCAACGTTCCGGCACGGCGCTGCTCTCCATTATCAACGACATCTTAGACTTCTCGAAAATTGAGGCCGGGAAGCTGCAGTTGGAGAGGATTCCGTTCGATGTACGGAGAACGATTCAGGAGGCTATCGACCTGTCAGGGCCTATTGCCCAGAGGAAGCAACTGAAGCTCTCCTTGCATATGGATCCTGATATTCCTACCTATTTACTTGGGGATCCGACTCGCTTGGGGCAGGTGCTTGTCAATCTGGTCGGGAATGCGGTCAAATTTACCGACCGAGGATCCGTCGAAGTATCGGTGACGAGCGAGAACCTGAGCGACCAGCAGCATGGATTGTCAGTCACCGTACGGGATACAGGGATCGGTCTCACTTCAGCCGTGCAAACCCACATCTTTGACGCGTTTTCCCAAGCCGATGGGTCGACGACACGGAAGTACGGAGGAACCGGCTTAGGGCTGGCCATTGTCAAACAACTCGTGACGCTGATGGGGGGGGGCATCGAACTGGAGAGCCGTGTAGGTGAAGGTTCGACATTCCGGTTCACTGCGCTCTTTACACGATGCGAACTTGCCCAGCACCCTGTCACGGTTTCGGAAGTCTCGACCACCGTCCGATCGGTACCGACCGATCTGCACGCGCAGCCTCAGAAGGAGCTGCACATTCTGTTGGTGGAGGACAATCCCGTCAATCGCGAAGTCGCCTCCGGCATGCTCGAGACGTTCGCATGCCGGATCGATATTGCTGAAAACGGAAGAGAAGCGCTGGCCGCGACGGAGACGAAGAAATACGATCTTGTTTTTATGGATTGCCAGATGCCTGAAATGGATGGCCTCACGGCAACTCGGTTGATCCGGGAACGTGAAGCCAAAGAGGCGCCCGCGGCTCGTGTCCCCCGGGTGCCGATTGTGGCGTTGACGGCGCATGCGATGCAGGGAGATCGAGAACTCTGTCTCGCCGCCGGTATGGATGATTATCTTACAAAACCATTCACGTTGACTCAGCTTGAAGATGTGTTGGTTCGATGGATTTCTGACAACAATACGAAGCAGACTCCTCGCGTGGCATCTGGGACGCCAGACGCTCTCGTCACCGGTGGCCAGGGGCCGACCGCTGCTGGGGGAGGAGGGCAGCGGTCTGATCCCATGGCTGACACTGCAATCCTTGATCAATCGGCCCTGGCCGCCATCCGCGTTCTGCAGCGCCCGGGTCACTCTGACATCTTCACCCGCATCGTCTCTCAGTATGTCGAGACATCACGAGAGATGGTCGCCCGGGTCCGTCAAGGAGTTCTCTCGAAGGATGCGGCTGAATTGCGTGCCGCTGCGCATCGGTTGAAATCAAGCAGCGCACAGTTGGGAGCCGTGGCCTTGGCTGCCGACTGCCGCGAGCTGGAACTGATGGGAGCTAGTGGAGAGCTCAACCGAGCGGGAGAAGTTTTGAGTCGGTTTGAACTGCACTACGCGTCTGCGTGCGCGGCACTTCAAGAGGAACTGGAGAAAGGAAGACCGGCCGCATGACACATGAAACTCGGCCAAAGGTTTTGATCGTGGACGACGATTCCATTGCTCGGTTGTTAGCCTGCGAGGCGCTTGAACAGTCCGGCTGTGATGTCAAAGATGCAGAGAATGGACGCCTTGGTGTCGAGGCCTTCAGCCAATACCGGCCAGACCTGGTCCTGCTGGATATCATGATGCCGGAGATGGACGGCTTTGCAGTGTGTGCGGCATTGCGACGATTACCGGAAGGGCAGCATACGCCGATCCTGATCATGACGGGACTGGAGGATTATCAGTCGATCACCCAAGCTTACGATGTGGGAGCCACCGATTTCATCGTCAAGCCGATCAACGGCCTTCTGTTGGGGCATCGGGCCCGCTATATGCTGCGAGCGGGTCAGGCCATGCAGGACTTACGTAACAGTCAGATCGAGTTAGTTCACGCTCGAGATGCAGCCCTTGAGGGAGCGCGGCTCAAATCGGAGTTTCTTGCCACGATCAGCCATGAGATTCGCACTCCGATGAACGGCATCATCGGGATGGATGAATTGCTGTTGGATATGGATCTGACACCGGAACAACGTGACTGTGCAGAGACGATCAAACTGTCCGCCAAAGCCCTATTGGACATTGTCGACGACATTCTAGATTTTTCCAAGCTGGAATCAGGGCGGGTCGCCCTCAGTCGGGAGGAATTCGAGGTCAAGGGGGTTGTGGCCGACCATCTTACGGCATTCCAGGAACGGGCCAAGGAGAAACGCATTCGCCTCCGATACGATATTGGATCGGCGGTTCCGTCGAAAGTGTTGGGGGATCCGGTCCGTCTCGGTCGCCTTCTCTCAGTCCTGCTCAGCAATGCCGTGAAGTTCACGGAACATGGAGAGGTCTGTGTGCGGGTTGAACCCTGTCCGCAGCCGACGGTTAGAGCGGGGGACAGCCGTCTCAGATTTAGCGTGAGTGATACAGGGATCGGGATTGAGGAGGCCGATGCCGATCGATTATTCCAGCCCTTCGTGCAAGTAGATGGGTCCAATCGGCGGAAGTATGGCGGGATGGGGTTGGGCTTGGCGCTTGCTAAACAGCTTGCCGAGCTGATGGGTGGGACGATGGAGTTTGAGAGTAAGATCGGGAAGGGAAGTACATTTTGGTTCGATCTGTCTCTCGCTCAAGCGGGCGACGGCGGGGTGTCGCCTGATACTCGTTGTGCGCTGGTGTATGTGAAGGAGGTGGTGAGCCAGGCTGTCCTGCTCAGAACATTGGAACGGCTCAAGTTTCGCACCCATACCATCCTGGAGGCCAAGCAACTCCACACTCTTGGGCCTGACCTTTCCCCAAACCTGTTGATTGCAGAGATCGATGTGTTGCGACAGGAAACGGACCGTGCCTCCGTGCAACAGCTTAAAGCGCGCTACCCGCATCTGAAAATTCTTGGGCTTACACACGATGCGGTAGGCGAAGGTGCGTCACGTCTGCCGTTTGAGATCAGTGGGTACCTCGAGAAACCGCTGACCGTGGAAGCCATCAAGGCTGTTGTCGAAACGAGGGGATGGGATACGTCAGCTCGGTGACTCGTCTCGCCGAACGTCTCTCCTTCAGCAATTCCATGACGAGTTGGTTATCGAGGCGGGTGGGGAGCATGGCGATCTTTCCGCTCAGTGCTTCTTGTCCTTTTGCATAATCTTATCGGTCCACGCCAGCAGGATGGCGGAGGCTAAGAATGTCATATGGATGAAGATCTTCCATTTCAGATGCTCAGGATCCTCGTTGGCTACGTCCACAAATCCCTTGAGCAAGTGAATGCTGGAGATCCCGATCAAAGAAGCCGCCAGTTTGATTTTGATCGTGCCGGGATCGACGTGGGTGAGCCAGTCCGGTCGATCTGGATGGTGTTCCAAATCAAGCTTGCTGACGAACGTGGCGTACCCCCCTATGACGACCATGGTCAAGAGATTGGCGACCATGGTCACATCGATCAACCCCAGGACCCCGAGCATAAACACGGTTTCTTCCATCTTGTTGATGTGGACGACCATCTCCCAGAGTTCAATGAGAAACTTGTAGGCATAAAGGAGCTCTGCCACGATCAGGCCGGCATAGAGTGGGGCTTGAATCCAACGGCTGGCGAAGACGACATGCTCGAACAACGCCTCGACTTGATTGCTGGCTGAGTGATGCTTCTTCGGGGATAGTATGCTCGCGTGAGTTTGTGGTAGTTGAGAATCAGACATCCAGGCCTCCTGACTGCGGCGTGATGTATCCTAGTCAGCGCGGTCGGGTCTGTCAATTCCAGTTACCAATGATAAGGAGGTCTGCAGCAGTATGGCGATTGTGTTTGATGCCGCTAGGGCAGAGCGTCAGTCGACAAACGGGCCAGAGTCTTCGTTAACAACGAGGCGCGGTTACAGGAATCCTTGATCTGTTCTGCGCAACGCCGGGGTGCTTCTTCAGCCGGTAAACGGGCAAGTAGGAGGTCTGTAAATCCATTGATAGACATCAGCGCGTTATTCAGGTCGTGCGCCAGCTTGGATACTGTGGCAGGCGAGATTGCGGTAGGGGAAGAGGCGTGCAAGACTCCGGTGGATATCATTGGTGCCCTGGCTCTGATGAAGGCAGATCGGACTGCCAGGGTCAGTTCCTGTGTTGACGGCAGAACACGGTGAAGCAGTGCGTGCGAGCCGGCCTGAACCGCCTCCAACAGAAACGCCTCGTTTCCTGATGGAGCGAATGCGATCACAGCGCTCTGTGGGGCAGCTGCCCGTAGCAGACGAACCGCATCCCCGCAGGTGCCGTCAGGCAACTCGACGTCCACGAGCAGCAATGATATCTCACGGTTCCCCAGGACCTTTATTGCTTCCTGAAGCGAATAGGCGATCTCCACATCAGGATTGAGAGAAAACAATTTTGCAAGCAGGTCTCTGAATTGCGGAGCGAGAGTTGCCTTCGGTTCGATCAGTAGGACGGAGGTCGTGTCCGATACGGGCATTGGCATGAGAAAATCCGACTCCGCTACACGTGGCTACCAGGCATCAATCCGGACAATATTTGTACAGGTCACCGCGGATCTTGAGGATAGACCCACCTCCTTCTTATCGGCACGATCGACCCCATGCTTAACGTAGTCGACGACGTGCGGAGCATCATGGCAGAGCGAGGGGTCGGTCAGGAGTGTGCCGGCTGGTATCGGTGGATCTCGGCTGTCTGATTCTCCAGGTGCTGGGTGTGCCTTGCGGGTTGGGCTCCTTTCAGTGGCCACAGAGGCTGGGGTATGACAGGCCAGGGTGTATCTCGATCAGTTGGAATCTGCACTCAATCGCCTACCTGACCCTTTGAAGCTTCCAGCGTAAAACGCTGCGATCTGCGAGCGGCGCCCAATATTCAGTTTCGTGTAGATGTTCGCGAGGTAGTTCTTGATGGTTTTTTCACTGAGGTGCAAATCGTGAGCGATCTCTTTGTTCGTGAGACCTTGTGCGACCAGCGGCAACAGCCGTTGCTCTTGGGGCGAGAGGAGCGAGCGCTTCGAATGGCCAGGTTCACGATACATGTTCTTCAGCCACCCCAGCGTCTGACCGGTCAACCGAGGATCGATGTGTACCTGTCCGGCCGCCACTGAACGAATGGCGCGAATAAGAGCATGAGAGGCGATGTCTTTCAGAATGTACCCGTGCGCTCCGGCAAGAATCGCTTCCAAGACGGTATGCTCGTCGGCGAAGCTCGTCAGGAAAAGCACGCGAGTCTGGGGACAG
This genomic window contains:
- a CDS encoding response regulator produces the protein MHPLLARQLKRVGLDQDHPPPTPEVWGEILERISQSYVEADQGHALLERSLALSSEEMRNLYAQLKQTSETQLAQERNKLQAVLQAMGDGLCVVDAAWKIQMVNHQAEVLFGKTASILVESPVYRMISPGPEEYREDCLITDSTLPPLASGEPYRTEDGLLVTGDGQLVAIALVVTPMLLDGVVMGAVLVFRDITRQKQIERERQQTEGVLRRIQSGLSELAKSPQIYGGNLQDAFRTITRVAAECLHSERVSIWFFTGDRSAIQCADLYQLTTRAHTQGAVLSAIEYPKYFQELDTERIVAAHEAQRDSRTAEFTTNYLTPLGITSMLDVPIRSEGKMVGVICHEHIGPMRCWTLEEQHFAASVANTVALAMEAADRRRVEQALRTSEGRLTTTVQSTNIGIWDWDLTSNEVYLSPEWKRQLGYDEDELDNTFQEWERRIHPHDHDRAMGTIESYLSGRTSGLEIEHRLQHKDGSYRWILARGTMIKNEADLSSRIMGIHLDVTDRKVGEEQLRLAKDAAEAASLAKSQFLANMSHEIRTPMNGVLGMAELLLRCTLDDKERHLVESIQRSGTALLSIINDILDFSKIEAGKLQLERIPFDVRRTIQEAIDLSGPIAQRKQLKLSLHMDPDIPTYLLGDPTRLGQVLVNLVGNAVKFTDRGSVEVSVTSENLSDQQHGLSVTVRDTGIGLTSAVQTHIFDAFSQADGSTTRKYGGTGLGLAIVKQLVTLMGGGIELESRVGEGSTFRFTALFTRCELAQHPVTVSEVSTTVRSVPTDLHAQPQKELHILLVEDNPVNREVASGMLETFACRIDIAENGREALAATETKKYDLVFMDCQMPEMDGLTATRLIREREAKEAPAARVPRVPIVALTAHAMQGDRELCLAAGMDDYLTKPFTLTQLEDVLVRWISDNNTKQTPRVASGTPDALVTGGQGPTAAGGGGQRSDPMADTAILDQSALAAIRVLQRPGHSDIFTRIVSQYVETSREMVARVRQGVLSKDAAELRAAAHRLKSSSAQLGAVALAADCRELELMGASGELNRAGEVLSRFELHYASACAALQEELEKGRPAA
- a CDS encoding response regulator is translated as MPMPVSDTTSVLLIEPKATLAPQFRDLLAKLFSLNPDVEIAYSLQEAIKVLGNREISLLLVDVELPDGTCGDAVRLLRAAAPQSAVIAFAPSGNEAFLLEAVQAGSHALLHRVLPSTQELTLAVRSAFIRARAPMISTGVLHASSPTAISPATVSKLAHDLNNALMSINGFTDLLLARLPAEEAPRRCAEQIKDSCNRASLLTKTLARLSTDALP
- a CDS encoding response regulator transcription factor produces the protein MSKGSVIRLIIVDDHEVVRIGLCAVLNLTPGMKVLAQGGLMKDATKLCCRLQPDLVLLDIRLPDGSGVEAAREILATCPQTRVLFLTSFADEHTVLEAILAGAHGYILKDIASHALIRAIRSVAAGQVHIDPRLTGQTLGWLKNMYREPGHSKRSLLSPQEQRLLPLVAQGLTNKEIAHDLHLSEKTIKNYLANIYTKLNIGRRSQIAAFYAGSFKGSGRRLSADSN
- a CDS encoding FIST C-terminal domain-containing protein, which encodes MELHTLGHDHRKGWSVKSRPRIDSRQTLVVVFGSTSLLDASGPINELLEEYSESVVVGCSTAGEILGTQIFDESLSAAIAKFEHTNLRVASAPVQSVDNSFQAGQEIAQQLNDSTLRGILVLSDGLSVNGSELVRGLNSTVLPSVIVTGGLAGDGNRFQRTWVLQDRRPQPGFVTAVGFYGNHVRIGHGSKGGWDLFGPERRVTKSKGNILLELDGRPALQLYKEYLGERAAGLPATGLLFPLALRANQSDSKSLVRTILAVNEEDQSLTFAGDIQEGALAQLMKANFDRLVQGASEAATTTKLSADDDSCTLAIAISCVGRRLVLGERTEEETEATLEVLPKRTQQIGFYSYGEISPYATGACDLHNQTMTLTTLSEAA
- a CDS encoding response regulator, with translation MTHETRPKVLIVDDDSIARLLACEALEQSGCDVKDAENGRLGVEAFSQYRPDLVLLDIMMPEMDGFAVCAALRRLPEGQHTPILIMTGLEDYQSITQAYDVGATDFIVKPINGLLLGHRARYMLRAGQAMQDLRNSQIELVHARDAALEGARLKSEFLATISHEIRTPMNGIIGMDELLLDMDLTPEQRDCAETIKLSAKALLDIVDDILDFSKLESGRVALSREEFEVKGVVADHLTAFQERAKEKRIRLRYDIGSAVPSKVLGDPVRLGRLLSVLLSNAVKFTEHGEVCVRVEPCPQPTVRAGDSRLRFSVSDTGIGIEEADADRLFQPFVQVDGSNRRKYGGMGLGLALAKQLAELMGGTMEFESKIGKGSTFWFDLSLAQAGDGGVSPDTRCALVYVKEVVSQAVLLRTLERLKFRTHTILEAKQLHTLGPDLSPNLLIAEIDVLRQETDRASVQQLKARYPHLKILGLTHDAVGEGASRLPFEISGYLEKPLTVEAIKAVVETRGWDTSAR
- a CDS encoding TIGR00645 family protein; its protein translation is MSDSQLPQTHASILSPKKHHSASNQVEALFEHVVFASRWIQAPLYAGLIVAELLYAYKFLIELWEMVVHINKMEETVFMLGVLGLIDVTMVANLLTMVVIGGYATFVSKLDLEHHPDRPDWLTHVDPGTIKIKLAASLIGISSIHLLKGFVDVANEDPEHLKWKIFIHMTFLASAILLAWTDKIMQKDKKH